A window from Rhizosphaericola mali encodes these proteins:
- a CDS encoding FecR family protein has product MEKYYQYSFEEFCDDTYFLRFVKGEDIKCNNDWENWVTTTPSNIDAFKNAKLYLEQVIHPISIDIDYQLQEDNFKIIESKIRGTQKRNRRKAVIYSIVSLAAIITGLLIGLRWYLNDLITIQTSYGETTMITLPDSTHIELNSNTKLSYHRSWKWTNKREVWINGEAYLSVNHINKNPKEILPKERFKVFAGTSTIEVLGTEFNVRNRNQNTLVSLIKGHILFSDIRFKNKSIELQPGDNAIANSNKIDQIPKDKIKSVPQAWTKKEIISQGLTIENIINYYEELYGKKIIVSDLNILNKKIDGSISLNNPSIALYTIANLLNADVTIKGNDIYLTINY; this is encoded by the coding sequence ATGGAGAAATATTATCAATATTCATTTGAAGAGTTTTGCGATGATACATACTTTTTACGATTCGTGAAAGGTGAGGATATTAAATGCAATAATGATTGGGAAAATTGGGTAACAACTACGCCATCAAACATAGATGCCTTTAAAAATGCAAAACTATATCTAGAACAAGTCATTCATCCAATTTCAATAGATATTGACTATCAATTACAAGAAGATAATTTTAAAATAATAGAGTCTAAAATTAGAGGAACACAAAAAAGAAATCGACGTAAAGCTGTTATCTATTCCATAGTTTCACTAGCGGCAATTATTACAGGCTTACTTATCGGACTTCGATGGTATTTGAATGATTTGATAACCATTCAAACCTCATATGGAGAGACAACTATGATTACATTGCCTGATAGTACACATATTGAGTTAAATAGTAATACAAAGTTATCCTATCATCGCTCATGGAAATGGACTAACAAGCGTGAAGTTTGGATCAATGGGGAAGCATATCTTAGCGTAAATCACATCAATAAAAATCCGAAAGAAATCTTACCAAAAGAACGTTTTAAAGTATTTGCAGGGACCTCAACTATAGAAGTTTTGGGTACTGAATTTAATGTCCGAAACCGCAATCAAAATACTTTAGTATCATTAATTAAAGGACATATTTTATTCAGTGATATTCGGTTCAAAAACAAATCAATTGAACTACAGCCTGGTGACAACGCTATAGCCAATAGCAATAAAATAGATCAAATACCAAAGGATAAGATAAAATCAGTCCCGCAAGCTTGGACAAAAAAAGAAATTATTTCCCAAGGATTAACTATAGAAAATATTATCAATTACTATGAAGAGCTTTATGGCAAAAAGATTATAGTAAGTGATCTTAATATATTAAATAAAAAAATTGATGGATCAATCTCGTTAAATAATCCATCTATAGCACTTTACACAATAGCCAATCTTCTAAATGCAGATGTGACTATAAAAGGAAATGACATTTACTTAACTATTAACTATTAA
- a CDS encoding RNA polymerase sigma factor: METTIDITKTWYSFKEGNSEAFASLYNHFYPQIFEYGIRKGYSNENISNAIQDLFLHLWETRKKLPIPEKPLFYLFRSFSNHLINIQNSKQGKINYVNEEIFLLKYDATSEMDNLFKDEQNIQIKKVIQELNELPAKQKEFIFLKYFAELEYDEIAELMNITTRAVYKLNYRALDSLKEKLSTNKENLLALFILMKTLYKF, encoded by the coding sequence TTGGAGACAACTATTGATATTACAAAAACTTGGTATTCCTTTAAAGAAGGTAATAGCGAGGCATTTGCATCCTTGTATAATCATTTTTATCCTCAAATATTTGAATACGGAATAAGAAAAGGATATTCTAACGAAAATATCTCGAACGCGATCCAAGATTTATTTTTACATCTATGGGAAACGCGGAAAAAATTACCCATTCCAGAAAAACCGTTATTTTATTTATTCAGAAGTTTTTCTAATCATTTGATAAATATTCAAAATTCCAAACAAGGAAAAATCAATTATGTCAATGAAGAAATATTTTTATTGAAATATGATGCGACTTCTGAGATGGACAATTTGTTTAAAGATGAGCAAAACATTCAAATTAAAAAAGTAATTCAGGAATTGAACGAGTTGCCTGCAAAGCAAAAGGAATTTATTTTTTTAAAATATTTTGCAGAATTGGAATATGATGAAATAGCTGAGTTAATGAATATCACGACACGTGCAGTCTACAAATTAAACTATCGAGCACTTGATTCATTAAAAGAAAAACTCTCCACAAACAAAGAAAATCTACTTGCACTATTTATTTTAATGAAAACTCTGTATAAATTTTAA
- a CDS encoding SusC/RagA family TonB-linked outer membrane protein, with protein sequence MDKTILRKLSKAAFIALLMCSHPAMHTSLFAQEQNDGKIPLSQAVETIEKKYGYHFVYEHNLLKGKTISTTALKGRSPQEILKNVLYPNNLIFLYIDENSYVIQKRTGEIKRIEKETPQKENKQESTTNNGTRPIGGIVTDNDGTPLQYVNVFNKSKNIGTQSAENGKFFLSGMSDGDSIVFNIIGYKQKIITLQKSTNYIDLELSPIAANLNEVSVVSNGLQNLPKERATGAYSVVTAKDLEKIPTNNVIQRLEGLVPGLKVNVLAGDRSFTYAGGLQIGPNSGTRSVGTNDYSATIRGTSTVSSVSESSPLVVVDGAIADIDISEINPNDIDNITFLKDAAAASIWGVRAANGVFVITTKKGKSSSPKINASVNYMIANRAKLSYMKLMNSSQMLDYEKELVDRGLINQYNFSPINYYSSYYPQYGAKIAYDLKTGAINQATYDQQVDSLSKINSLDQEQKYLMQPASSQSYNLSISGGTEKSSYFYSASYSKELPNFKRNIGQRLTVTLNNSWKLLNWATLSTNIRGAFFKVNLNSFTFPTLFRPGQSTLMPYQLLKDPNGNNTHYNRVNPAYAQALQATSSKYQDWTYSYLDELNNNDNTQSSNNYTVNINLKMPIYRGLSGNVLYTNERQYMNSNIYYNPQTYYYRNFYNSTYNPTAGSQQFDFINGGGILTPSNTQLNNYALRGQLAYDGNLGQDHQLNIIAGSEIRQTRTLYSTSTLYDYNPISGFSQAVSYAANSYINAMGYATSLGGAPTYQNIQRRYLSYFSNGSYTYRNKYTLSASVRYDDYNNFGLDKKYRATPLWSSGLKWDVYKEHFMENIKWIDMLSVRGTFGVNGNISTTLYPYTNIGLGSDYTTNLSSATITALANPQLRWEKTYVTNVGIDFSILKHLITGGIDLYTKNGRDLLYSFPINSAYAGTIGGNLLTRNAASMNGKGVDVHLNFNIIDRNDWNWSTGLILSYNTNKIVDNKFDTSNVTPSYINYSPAYITNVKGYATDMIFAFKNAGLDANGQTLVYNNAGAKVPYSSSLSFKDLVAIGRRNAPYFGSWNSTLRYKSLSLYILATYQFGGHFIRPVTSNYITAYYNLNYDDNGMIAQRWKQSGDEDKTNVPGLNGTATAIQYSLVRYQNSDINILSSDYIRLREVSLSYQIPTTLIPRKIINSTSFTFAVRNLGLLWRANKFGYDPDFVATPGTANSLPAATSYNFSLNLNF encoded by the coding sequence ATGGACAAAACAATTCTTAGAAAGCTCTCAAAAGCAGCTTTCATTGCACTACTCATGTGTAGCCATCCAGCTATGCACACTTCTTTATTTGCACAGGAGCAAAATGATGGTAAGATTCCTTTGTCTCAAGCGGTTGAGACAATTGAAAAAAAATATGGTTACCATTTCGTTTACGAACATAATCTTTTGAAAGGAAAAACCATTTCAACCACCGCATTAAAAGGACGTTCTCCACAAGAGATTTTAAAAAATGTCTTGTACCCAAACAATCTTATTTTTTTATACATAGATGAAAATTCCTATGTAATCCAAAAAAGAACAGGAGAAATTAAGCGGATAGAAAAAGAAACTCCTCAAAAAGAAAATAAACAAGAAAGTACCACAAATAATGGGACTAGACCAATTGGAGGAATAGTTACAGATAATGATGGTACTCCATTGCAATATGTCAATGTATTTAATAAGTCAAAAAATATAGGCACACAGTCTGCAGAAAATGGAAAATTCTTTTTATCAGGAATGAGTGATGGCGATTCTATTGTTTTTAATATAATAGGATACAAACAAAAAATAATTACATTACAAAAAAGCACTAATTATATTGATCTTGAATTGTCTCCGATTGCAGCAAATTTAAATGAAGTAAGTGTTGTAAGTAATGGTTTACAAAACCTACCCAAAGAGAGAGCTACAGGAGCATATTCAGTAGTTACGGCCAAGGATTTAGAAAAAATACCAACAAACAATGTAATACAAAGATTAGAAGGTTTAGTTCCTGGACTAAAAGTCAATGTTTTAGCAGGAGATAGGAGCTTTACTTATGCAGGAGGGCTACAAATTGGACCAAACTCTGGAACGAGAAGTGTAGGCACTAATGACTACTCTGCAACTATACGAGGCACCAGTACAGTAAGTAGCGTATCTGAAAGTTCTCCATTAGTAGTTGTTGACGGCGCAATTGCCGATATCGATATCTCAGAAATAAATCCCAATGACATCGACAATATTACCTTTTTAAAAGATGCCGCTGCCGCATCTATTTGGGGTGTCAGAGCCGCAAATGGAGTATTTGTAATAACGACTAAAAAAGGAAAATCTAGCTCCCCTAAAATTAATGCATCAGTTAATTATATGATTGCCAACAGAGCGAAACTTTCTTATATGAAATTGATGAATTCCTCTCAAATGCTAGATTATGAAAAAGAATTAGTTGATAGAGGTTTAATTAATCAATACAATTTTAGTCCTATTAATTATTACTCCTCTTATTACCCTCAATATGGAGCTAAAATTGCATATGATCTAAAAACTGGAGCTATAAATCAAGCCACTTATGACCAACAAGTAGATTCTTTAAGCAAAATAAATAGCTTAGATCAAGAACAAAAATATTTGATGCAACCTGCTTCAAGTCAAAGTTATAATTTGTCTATATCTGGAGGTACAGAAAAATCGAGTTATTTCTATTCTGCATCATATAGTAAAGAATTGCCTAATTTCAAAAGAAATATAGGGCAAAGACTTACTGTAACGCTGAATAATTCATGGAAATTACTCAATTGGGCAACCCTTTCTACAAATATTAGAGGTGCATTTTTTAAAGTGAATTTAAATTCATTTACATTTCCTACTTTATTCAGACCTGGACAATCTACCTTGATGCCTTATCAACTGCTTAAGGATCCTAACGGAAATAATACGCATTACAATAGGGTTAATCCAGCTTATGCGCAAGCACTTCAGGCAACATCCAGTAAATATCAAGATTGGACTTATAGTTATTTAGATGAATTAAATAATAACGATAATACCCAGTCGTCAAATAATTATACAGTAAATATTAATTTAAAAATGCCGATTTATAGGGGCTTGAGTGGCAATGTATTATATACAAATGAAAGGCAATATATGAACTCTAATATTTATTATAATCCCCAAACATATTACTATAGAAACTTTTACAATTCAACCTATAACCCAACTGCAGGTAGTCAGCAATTTGATTTCATAAACGGTGGTGGTATCTTGACGCCAAGTAATACACAACTAAACAATTATGCCCTAAGAGGTCAGTTGGCATATGATGGTAACCTTGGTCAAGATCATCAATTAAATATAATAGCTGGTTCTGAAATTCGACAAACTAGAACACTCTATAGCACATCTACATTATACGACTATAACCCAATTTCAGGTTTTTCACAAGCAGTAAGTTATGCGGCCAATTCTTATATAAATGCGATGGGCTATGCAACAAGTTTAGGCGGAGCTCCAACCTATCAAAATATTCAAAGGCGATATCTTTCTTATTTTTCCAATGGTTCCTATACCTACAGAAATAAATATACCTTATCAGCAAGTGTAAGATATGATGACTATAATAATTTTGGATTGGATAAAAAATATAGAGCAACTCCATTATGGTCATCCGGTTTAAAGTGGGATGTATATAAAGAGCATTTTATGGAAAATATAAAATGGATAGACATGCTCTCTGTACGTGGTACTTTTGGTGTAAATGGTAATATTTCTACTACATTGTATCCTTATACTAATATTGGATTAGGTTCAGATTATACTACAAATTTATCTTCCGCTACTATTACCGCACTGGCAAATCCTCAACTTAGATGGGAAAAAACTTATGTTACTAACGTAGGAATTGATTTTAGTATACTAAAACATTTAATTACTGGAGGTATCGATTTGTATACTAAAAATGGGAGAGACTTACTTTATTCTTTTCCAATTAATTCCGCATATGCAGGAACCATTGGAGGTAATTTATTAACAAGAAATGCAGCCTCCATGAATGGAAAAGGGGTGGATGTTCATTTAAATTTTAATATAATTGATAGAAATGATTGGAATTGGAGTACTGGGTTGATATTATCTTATAATACTAATAAGATCGTAGATAACAAGTTTGATACTTCAAATGTAACGCCATCCTACATCAACTACTCTCCAGCTTATATAACTAATGTAAAAGGGTATGCAACTGATATGATATTTGCTTTTAAGAATGCAGGTTTGGATGCGAATGGGCAAACATTAGTATATAATAATGCTGGTGCAAAAGTACCTTATAGCTCATCACTTTCCTTTAAAGATTTAGTTGCAATAGGAAGACGAAATGCGCCTTATTTTGGCAGTTGGAATTCTACATTGAGATATAAATCGTTAAGCTTATATATTCTCGCAACGTATCAATTTGGTGGTCATTTTATAAGACCTGTTACAAGTAACTATATTACTGCATATTATAATTTAAATTATGACGATAATGGTATGATTGCTCAAAGATGGAAGCAAAGTGGAGATGAAGATAAAACAAATGTTCCTGGATTAAATGGTACTGCAACGGCAATACAATATAGCTTAGTTAGATATCAAAACTCCGATATCAATATTCTTTCTTCTGATTATATAAGATTGAGAGAGGTTTCTCTATCCTATCAAATTCCGACAACTTTAATTCCACGCAAAATTATCAACAGTACTAGTTTTACATTTGCAGTTAGAAATTTGGGATTGCTATGGAGGGCTAACAAATTCGGATATGATCCAGATTTCGTTGCTACACCAGGCACAGCTAATAGTCTACCTGCAGCAACTTCATATAATTTCTCACTGAATTTAAATTTTTAA
- a CDS encoding TlpA family protein disulfide reductase → MKKKATIFLSSLLAGTTLMAQEQDSPRFKTKETLVVAGSELPFTYIIPSTIDKTNKSNHLKMFVFDTTYHWFSQNIIGKKVNDSTINGAIKVPLNAGAMFFAFADSIGNILDNNNDDGYFAWVKTPIGTRAAGAEAGYGLGRSPQYGWEIPNYFQNFSISDTATYMWLSNEILRHHGSAATLVMPYTKAIYAYKKEASYNELKRAISFLTKAPLTDEHLMKARIISDNYLKDSLLSDSIAQLETVHFPNGYLSKWEAYKKIRSIYKPQEVEIAYTDFLKKYPSNETNKDLDKILGIEYGSLYRKLGMVYIAQQKINSALNLLPNEPFINIPELFYKIVEIPYADWKTMPADTAYIYAKPLMDRWNYFIKNKPAEYWYLTDDEWKNTTDQYGKRNYIIYADILMNKNNWEEAKLYAAKAQYCYQYKNAELNELQAKIFAHFKEEKNLDILLANSVKLNQATTEIISMMKDKYVAKHGSEKGFDAYFESLKDAKTLELIKEEVKKSSVNIPAYNFTMKDQLGKEITLEGLKGKTVVLDFWATWCAPCKASFPGMNLAKEYFKNDKNVVFFFVDTQERIDDYVAKTVAYVKSKGFDFHILYDKNGDVYTQYAKAIHTSGIPFKIIIDKEGNIRNSNVGYKGSPTGLRDEMIDMVKLAQQGGTK, encoded by the coding sequence ATGAAAAAGAAAGCAACAATTTTCTTATCATCCCTTCTTGCTGGTACTACATTAATGGCACAAGAGCAAGATTCTCCAAGATTTAAAACGAAAGAAACTCTCGTAGTAGCTGGGTCTGAATTACCATTTACCTACATTATCCCATCTACTATTGATAAAACAAATAAGAGTAACCATTTAAAAATGTTTGTATTTGATACAACTTATCATTGGTTTTCACAGAATATCATTGGGAAAAAAGTTAACGATTCTACAATCAATGGCGCGATTAAAGTTCCATTGAATGCAGGAGCTATGTTTTTTGCATTTGCCGATTCTATTGGTAATATTTTGGATAACAACAATGATGACGGATATTTCGCATGGGTTAAAACTCCAATTGGAACACGTGCCGCCGGTGCAGAAGCGGGTTATGGATTAGGAAGAAGCCCTCAATACGGTTGGGAAATTCCGAACTATTTCCAAAATTTTAGTATTAGTGATACTGCAACCTATATGTGGTTGAGCAACGAGATTTTACGTCATCATGGATCGGCTGCAACATTAGTAATGCCTTACACTAAAGCCATATACGCATATAAAAAAGAGGCTAGTTATAATGAATTAAAGAGAGCTATTAGCTTTTTAACGAAAGCTCCGCTTACCGACGAACATTTGATGAAGGCTAGAATTATTTCAGATAATTATTTAAAAGATTCTTTACTGAGTGATAGTATTGCCCAATTAGAGACGGTTCATTTTCCGAATGGTTATCTTAGTAAGTGGGAAGCATATAAAAAAATTAGAAGTATATACAAACCTCAAGAAGTAGAAATAGCGTATACTGATTTTTTGAAAAAATATCCTTCTAACGAAACGAATAAAGATTTAGATAAAATTCTAGGAATTGAATATGGCAGTCTTTATCGAAAATTAGGAATGGTCTATATAGCACAGCAAAAAATCAATAGCGCCTTGAATTTATTGCCAAATGAGCCATTTATAAACATTCCAGAATTATTCTACAAAATCGTCGAAATTCCATATGCTGATTGGAAAACGATGCCCGCTGACACTGCTTATATTTATGCCAAGCCGCTCATGGATCGTTGGAATTATTTTATTAAAAATAAGCCAGCAGAATATTGGTATTTGACGGATGATGAGTGGAAAAACACAACGGACCAATATGGCAAACGTAATTATATTATTTACGCTGATATTTTAATGAATAAAAATAATTGGGAAGAGGCCAAATTATATGCAGCTAAGGCTCAATATTGTTATCAATATAAAAATGCAGAGTTGAATGAATTACAAGCTAAAATATTTGCTCATTTCAAAGAAGAAAAAAATCTAGATATTCTACTTGCTAATAGTGTAAAGCTTAATCAAGCGACTACAGAAATTATTAGTATGATGAAAGATAAATATGTAGCAAAACATGGATCTGAAAAAGGATTTGATGCTTATTTTGAATCTTTAAAAGATGCCAAAACGCTTGAATTAATTAAAGAGGAAGTTAAGAAGTCTTCTGTAAATATTCCTGCGTATAACTTTACTATGAAAGATCAATTGGGCAAAGAGATTACGTTGGAAGGCTTGAAAGGAAAAACTGTAGTATTAGATTTTTGGGCTACTTGGTGTGCTCCTTGTAAAGCTTCCTTTCCAGGAATGAACCTTGCGAAAGAATATTTCAAAAATGATAAAAATGTTGTTTTTTTCTTTGTAGATACGCAAGAACGTATTGACGATTATGTCGCTAAAACTGTTGCCTATGTAAAGTCAAAAGGATTTGATTTCCATATTCTATATGATAAAAATGGCGATGTGTATACACAATATGCCAAAGCGATTCATACTTCCGGAATTCCATTTAAAATCATTATTGACAAAGAAGGGAATATTCGCAATTCTAATGTAGGTTATAAAGGTAGCCCAACAGGGTTACGAGATGAAATGATAGATATGGTAAAATTGGCACAACAAGGAGGTACTAAATAA
- a CDS encoding RagB/SusD family nutrient uptake outer membrane protein, translating to MKFSSNIKSAITILTIIMAMLGCSKYTDIKTQGHLIPGSFQNYRYLLNGSSFINSGSTLIDYASDDVYYIDSSSQLKSWISAGDYYAYALNSYKWSDVIYPLNGNYYQDQVWNNIYNVITYANVVITEVPSVTDSSENAKQELIAEAKVHRADAYFNLVQMYGKPYGNTSATDPGVPLVLTETTTQSLVRASVSNVYNQIIQDLKEAIPFLPKTQNLTILPTTASAFGELARTYLYMGQLDSSNLYADSALSINSHLIDLSIIDTVNASTYPIRINNPELLLGKGIAYYNISAYSPYAMRLSSSILNELGRKDLRYKYFTLGASTILYDNTDTVSRFFALDRAIGESRNTGPSVPEMILIKAEYNARNNNPSEAMNWVNKLRIKRFKSADYSPLTATDAATALKIVIEERDREFFCRSIRWWDMRRLKDDPNFSETLTRTVNGVSYTLTPTSNRYVFPISGYNIQLNPEIVPNP from the coding sequence ATGAAATTCTCTTCTAATATAAAATCCGCAATTACGATACTTACAATCATCATGGCAATGCTTGGTTGTAGTAAGTATACAGATATCAAAACGCAAGGACATCTTATTCCTGGATCATTTCAAAATTATAGATACTTATTAAATGGATCCTCTTTTATAAATTCTGGTTCTACATTAATTGATTACGCTTCAGATGATGTTTATTATATTGATAGTTCGTCCCAACTAAAATCATGGATAAGTGCCGGAGACTATTATGCTTATGCATTAAATAGCTATAAATGGTCTGATGTAATCTATCCATTAAACGGAAATTATTATCAAGACCAAGTCTGGAATAATATATACAATGTCATCACATATGCGAATGTGGTCATTACAGAAGTTCCATCAGTAACAGATTCTTCCGAAAATGCGAAACAAGAGTTAATTGCTGAAGCAAAAGTACATAGAGCCGATGCCTATTTTAATTTGGTCCAAATGTATGGAAAGCCATATGGTAATACATCTGCTACTGACCCTGGCGTACCTTTAGTATTGACAGAAACAACCACTCAATCTTTAGTTAGAGCAAGTGTTTCAAATGTTTACAATCAAATTATACAAGATTTAAAAGAGGCCATTCCCTTTCTCCCCAAAACCCAAAATCTGACGATATTACCAACAACGGCATCAGCATTTGGCGAGTTGGCGAGAACTTATTTGTATATGGGACAACTAGATTCTTCTAATTTGTATGCAGACTCTGCTTTATCAATTAATAGTCATTTGATTGATTTAAGTATCATTGATACGGTAAATGCATCAACCTACCCAATAAGGATTAATAATCCTGAACTATTATTAGGGAAAGGCATTGCTTATTATAATATTTCTGCATATTCTCCATATGCCATGCGTTTGAGTTCTAGTATTTTGAACGAATTAGGGCGCAAAGATTTAAGATATAAATACTTTACCTTAGGTGCATCGACAATTTTGTATGATAATACGGATACTGTGAGTCGTTTCTTTGCATTAGACAGAGCAATTGGGGAGAGTAGAAACACAGGACCAAGTGTTCCCGAAATGATACTTATTAAAGCTGAATATAATGCTCGTAACAATAATCCGAGCGAAGCAATGAATTGGGTAAATAAATTGCGTATCAAAAGATTCAAATCTGCGGATTATAGTCCATTGACTGCAACTGACGCAGCTACAGCTCTTAAAATTGTAATAGAAGAGAGAGATCGTGAATTCTTTTGTAGAAGTATAAGATGGTGGGATATGCGAAGATTAAAAGATGATCCTAATTTTTCAGAAACATTAACCAGAACAGTTAATGGAGTTAGCTACACTTTAACTCCGACAAGTAATAGATATGTATTTCCGATATCCGGATACAATATTCAATTAAATCCAGAAATAGTTCCAAATCCGTAA
- a CDS encoding HAMP domain-containing sensor histidine kinase → MKIKVKLTVWVGLLFAMIVALSVLSTIYINRLKDDTGNILVSNYNSLEYSRNMLDALDKIHKDSSLGTKQFIHFINLQRKNITEKGENYYSDNISQFTPDIVKNEWQIRKDIYAIMNVNMKAITRKSELAQHTANEATTIIIFTGTLCFVIAFTLLFNLPSNIANPIKELTTSIQQIAAHNYEERVHFEQHNEFGILAKSFNAMAMKLEEYSNSSVSKLLIEKKRIETLINKMQDPVIGMDQDYKILFANEKALQVTGLHRENLIGANVQNIAMTNDLLRTLVKDLFQEKEKIAKIEPIKIFFEGKESYFEKETISIDILPTGEKEIKKAGYFVLLRNITPFKELDLAKTNFIANVSHELKTPIASIKMGTDLLLSEPNQTENEQSLIKGINEDADRLLKITGELLNLTQAESGNIQIRKSNYALDEILEYALDTVRVAAKQRNITLINNTVPHQSVSADKDKTIWVITNLLTNAIRYSPENSEIKLNTSNDNDKLKIEISDEGQGIESKYQQRIFERYFKIPGNTNSGTGLGLSICKEFMEAQGGSIEVRNNESGIGSTFELVFPKMY, encoded by the coding sequence ATGAAGATAAAAGTCAAATTAACCGTCTGGGTCGGACTATTGTTTGCGATGATTGTCGCTTTATCCGTCCTATCGACTATATATATCAATCGACTAAAGGATGATACTGGAAATATTTTAGTATCTAACTATAATTCTTTGGAATATAGTCGAAATATGCTGGATGCACTAGATAAAATACATAAAGACAGTTCGTTAGGAACCAAACAATTTATCCACTTTATCAATCTTCAACGTAAGAATATCACAGAGAAAGGTGAAAATTATTATTCGGATAATATTTCCCAATTTACTCCAGACATAGTTAAAAATGAATGGCAGATTCGAAAAGATATTTATGCAATCATGAATGTAAATATGAAAGCAATTACTAGAAAAAGCGAATTAGCACAACATACAGCCAATGAAGCTACGACTATAATTATTTTTACAGGCACACTTTGTTTCGTGATTGCCTTTACTTTATTGTTCAATCTTCCGAGTAACATTGCCAATCCTATCAAAGAATTGACGACAAGTATTCAGCAGATTGCGGCACACAATTATGAAGAACGCGTACATTTTGAACAACATAATGAGTTTGGTATTTTGGCTAAATCCTTTAATGCGATGGCGATGAAACTAGAGGAATATTCCAATAGTTCAGTTTCCAAATTATTGATAGAAAAGAAAAGAATTGAAACATTAATTAACAAAATGCAAGATCCAGTAATCGGTATGGATCAAGACTATAAGATATTATTTGCCAATGAAAAAGCATTGCAAGTCACTGGTTTGCATAGAGAAAATCTAATTGGAGCAAATGTGCAGAATATCGCTATGACAAACGATTTATTGCGGACGCTTGTAAAGGATTTATTTCAAGAAAAAGAAAAAATTGCGAAAATAGAACCTATTAAAATTTTCTTTGAAGGAAAAGAATCATATTTTGAAAAAGAAACTATTTCCATTGACATTCTTCCTACAGGAGAAAAGGAAATCAAAAAAGCAGGATATTTTGTATTACTGAGAAATATTACGCCATTCAAAGAACTAGATTTGGCTAAAACAAACTTCATTGCCAATGTCTCTCATGAATTGAAAACGCCGATTGCATCTATAAAAATGGGAACGGACTTACTATTGAGTGAACCGAATCAAACCGAAAACGAACAATCTTTGATAAAAGGTATCAATGAAGATGCGGATCGACTACTAAAAATTACTGGCGAACTATTAAATCTCACACAAGCAGAAAGTGGCAACATCCAAATACGAAAATCTAATTATGCCTTGGATGAAATTTTGGAATATGCTTTGGATACCGTTAGAGTAGCTGCAAAACAACGAAACATAACATTGATTAATAATACAGTTCCTCATCAGAGTGTTTCAGCGGACAAAGACAAAACAATCTGGGTAATAACTAATTTATTGACCAATGCCATTCGTTACTCTCCAGAAAATTCTGAAATTAAACTCAACACATCGAATGACAATGACAAACTAAAAATTGAGATTTCTGATGAAGGTCAGGGTATAGAAAGCAAATATCAACAACGCATTTTTGAACGGTATTTTAAAATTCCAGGAAATACCAATAGTGGTACAGGCTTAGGTCTGAGCATTTGCAAAGAATTCATGGAAGCGCAAGGTGGTTCGATAGAAGTAAGAAATAATGAATCGGGTATTGGGAGTACATTTGAGTTAGTGTTCCCCAAAATGTATTAA